The Acanthopagrus latus isolate v.2019 chromosome 6, fAcaLat1.1, whole genome shotgun sequence genome includes a region encoding these proteins:
- the zmynd8 gene encoding protein kinase C-binding protein 1 isoform X8, translating into MAGLVRNPAGWERQGAVQRGVPRGINRCSPVEEGKTEITAEGMEISTRSKDTGSTERTTQKRKMPSPSHSSNGHSSAETSPCPTKKKKKPGALGSSKDQSELRHGPFYYVKQPALTTDPVDVVPQDGRNDFYCWLCHREGQVLCCELCPRVYHAKCLKLPAEPEGDWFCPECEKITVAECIETQSKAMMMLTLDQLSYLLKFALQKMKQPGDHPRLSSRSPHAASTQRKTFNWTEPFQKPVSLEQHPDYAEYIFHPMDLCTLEKNIKKKMYGCTEAFLADAKWILHNCIIYNGGNHKLTATAKVIVKICEHEMNEIEVCPECYLSACQKRDNWFCEPCSNPHPLVWAKLKGFPFWPAKALRDKDGQVDARFFGQHDRAWVPLNNCYLMSKEIPFSVKKTKSIFNSAMQEMEVYVENMRKKFGVFNYAPFRTPYTPDNNFQMLLDPSNPSSTPIKPEKQEKIKLSFDMTASPKISLARTMLSGAGVGGSTVGRRLPLSDMPRSPMSTNSSAHTGSDGEQETADKSQTKAPNNQYSTGEESMDCTASPAHPRPGPAGSSLDSPKPFHSQASGINKQEKTPPTGSILNLNLDRSKAEMDLKELSETVQQKQGATPVLTSPKRQIKSRFQLNLDKTIESCKAQLGIDEISVDVYKGVEHSDSEDSDKSDSSDSEYASDEEQKTKDGPDAAPSDEAQKEPSKSKVKDQPSLSQDKESKADTLVTSESAAGDTTPTASDAPTKEKISKDAEKESFEKTKASASPGPREKAQVKEDAKRPVPVEDSDSERELVIDLGEEQGGKDRKRSRKDNATGKESSAGKPEGKALTPSTLPSQNSTAPSTPSSVSTQSPMAIPVTMVSFTAPSPATISLTTVSSATATPPSSSSSSASATPALKKQRPLLPRETVPVVQRAVVWNPTAKFQTSSQKWHMQKVQRQQQNQQPAATTQIPSSSSRNGQAQGPTQTQAAGNGSTAVSSSSAQQSSQSTRYQTRQAVKAVQQKDTPLSTSTSAVTLVSSSPASAMMAASSLGTAASSSPVETDLYIPTASADVAADIAKYTNKHLPHQL; encoded by the exons ATGGCAGGCCTGGTGAGGAATCCAGCAGGATGGGAGAGACAGGGAGCAGTGCAGAGGGGAGTCCCCAGAGGAATTAACAGATG TTCTCcagtggaggagggaaaaaCTGAGATTACAGCAGAAGGAATGGAGATCTCAACACGTTCCAAAG ACACGGGGTCAACAGAGCGGACGACCCAAAAGCGAAAGATGCCGAGTCCCTCTCACTCATCTAATGGTCACTCATCTGCTGAAACCTCGCCTTGCCCGacgaaaaagaagaagaaaccaggTGCTCTTGGCAGCAGCAAAGACCAG TCAGAACTAAGACATGGTCCCTTTTACTATGTGAAGCAGCCAGCACTCACCACAGACCCTGTTGATGTTGTACCGCAGGACGGCAGGAATGATTTCTACTGCTGGCTGTGCCACCGCGAGGGTCAGGTGCTCTGCTGTGAGCTCTGCCCCAGGGTGTACCACGCCAAGTGCCTCAAACTACCAGCCGAGCCCGAGGGCGACTGGTTCTGTCCGGAGTGTGAG AAAATAACAGTTGCTGAGTGTATAGAGACTCAGAGCAAAGCCATGATGATGCTAACATTAGACCAGCTGTCTTACCTACTAAAGTTTGCCCTTCAGAAGATGAAACAGCCAGGT GATCATCCCCGCTTGTCATCTCGCTCCCCCCATGCAGCTTCCACGCAGAGAAAGACTTTTAATTGG ACCGAACCCTTCCAGAAACCTGTCTCTCTTGAACAGCATCCAGATTATGCAGAGTACATTTTTCACCCTATGGATCTCTGCACACTTGAAAAG aatattaaaaagaaaatgtatggcTGCACAGAGGCCTTCTTGGCTGATGCAAAATGGATTTTGCACAACTGTATTATATACAATGGAG gcaATCACAAACTTACAGCTACAGCAAAAGTGATAGTAAAAATCTGTGAACATGAG ATGAACGAGATTGAAGTTTGTCCTGAGTGTTATCTGTCTGCTTGCCAAAAGAGAGACAACTGGTTCTGTGAGCCTTGT AGTAACCCGCACCCTCTGGTGTGGGCCAAACTGAAAGGATTTCCATTCTGGCCTGCTAAAGCTCTGCGGGACAAAGATGGACAGGTGGATGCTCGCTTTTTTGGTCAGCATGACAG GGCTTGGGTTCCTTTAAACAATTGCTACCTCATGTCCAAAGAGATTCCATTCTCTGTGAAGAAGACCAAAAGTATCTTCAACAGTGCCATGCAAGAAATGGAGGTCTATGTGGAGAACATGAGGAAGAAGTTTGGAGTGTTTAACTATGCCCCCTTCAGGACACCCTACACTCCTGACAACAACTTCCAGATGCTGCTAGATCCCTCAAACCCATCATCCACCCCGATCAAAcctgagaaacaggaaaagatCAAGCTGAGCTTTGATATGACGGCATCACCCAAGATCTCTTTGGCAAGGACCATGTTGTCTGGGGCTGGAGTGGGAGGGAGCACAGTAGGCCGGCGGCTTCCTCTCAGTGACATGCCTCGCTCCCCCATGAGCACCAACTCCTCTGCACATACTGGTTCAGATGGGGAACAGGAGACAGCGGACAAGTCCCAGACAAAAGCTCCAAACAATCAGTACAGTACGGGCGAAGAGTCCATGGACTGTACAG CATCACCTGCTCATCCTCGACCTGGTCCTGCAGGCAGTTCTTTGGACAGCCCTAAACCATTCCACTCTCAAGCTTCTGGCATCAACAAGCAGGAGAAGACACCACCGACTGGAAGCATTCTGAACCTCAATCTAG ATCGTAGTAAAGCAGAAATGGACCTAAAGGAGCTTAGTGAAACAGTTCAGCAGAAACAAGGAGCCACACCAGTCCTTACATCTCCAAAGAGACAGATCAAGAGCCGTTTCCAGCTGAACTTGGACAAAACCATTGAGAGTTGCAAAGCACAGCTGG gtATAGATGAGATATCTGTTGATGTGTATAAAGGTGTGGAACACAGTGACTCAGAGGACTCTGATAAATCTGACTCCAGTGACAGTGAATATGCCAGTGATGAGGAGCAAAAGACCAAGGATGGTCCGGATGCAGCACCCAGCGATGAAGCCCAAAAGGAGCCTAGTAAAAGTAAAGTCAAAGACCAACCATCCTTGAGCCAGGATAAGGAGAGTAAAGCTGATACACTTGTGACATCTGAGTCTGCAGCAGGTGACACCACTCCAACAGCATCAGATGCTCCAACTAAAGAGAAGATAAGCAAAGATGCTGAAAAAGAGAGCTTTGAGAAGACAAAAGCATCAGCATCACCTGGTCCCAGAGAAAAGGCTCAGGTGAAAGAAGATGCAAAGAGGCCTGTGCCAGTGGAGGACTCTgactcagagagagagctggTTATTGACCTCGGAGAGGAACAGGGAGGAAAGGACAGAAAAAGGAGTAGGAAAGACAACGCCACTGGTAAAGAATCATCTGCTGGTAAACCTGAAG GTAAAGCCCTAACCCCATCAACACTCCCGTCTCAAAACAGTACAGCTCCTTCCACACCTTCCAGTGTTTCCACGCAGTCCCCTATGGCCATTCCTGTCACCATGGTCTCCTTCACTGCTCCCTCTCCTGCAACCATAAGCCTTACAACCGTGTCCAGTGCCACTGCAACacccccttcttcctcctcctcctcagcctctgccACACCAGCATTGAAGAAACAGCGGCCTCTGCTGCCCAGAGAGACAGTGCCAGTGGTGCAGAGAGCCGTGGTGTGGAATCCCACGGCCAAATTTCAGACGTCCTCTCAGAAGTGGCACATGCAGAAGGTGCAGCGGCAGCAACAGAACCAGCAACCTGCTGCGACCACACAGATACCGTCATCGTCTTCCAGAAATGGCCAGGCTCAAGGGCCGACCCAGACGCAGGCCGCTGGGAATGGCTCGACAGCAGTATCTTCATCTTCAGCACAGCAGTCTTCTCAAAGCACACGCTATCAGACCAGGCAGGCAGTTAAAG CTGTTCAACAAAAAGATACGCCGCTCAGCACATCAACGTCGGCTGTCACCCTTGTATCCAGTAGTCCAGCTTCTGCCATGATGGCAGCATCAAGTTTAGGCACCGCTGCTTCAT
- the zmynd8 gene encoding protein kinase C-binding protein 1 isoform X9, with protein sequence MAGLVRNPAGWERQGAVQRGVPRGINRCSPVEEGKTEITAEGMEISTRSKDTGSTERTTQKRKMPSPSHSSNGHSSAETSPCPTKKKKKPGALGSSKDQSELRHGPFYYVKQPALTTDPVDVVPQDGRNDFYCWLCHREGQVLCCELCPRVYHAKCLKLPAEPEGDWFCPECEKITVAECIETQSKAMMMLTLDQLSYLLKFALQKMKQPGDHPRLSSRSPHAASTQRKTFNWVINYTTNKTPS encoded by the exons ATGGCAGGCCTGGTGAGGAATCCAGCAGGATGGGAGAGACAGGGAGCAGTGCAGAGGGGAGTCCCCAGAGGAATTAACAGATG TTCTCcagtggaggagggaaaaaCTGAGATTACAGCAGAAGGAATGGAGATCTCAACACGTTCCAAAG ACACGGGGTCAACAGAGCGGACGACCCAAAAGCGAAAGATGCCGAGTCCCTCTCACTCATCTAATGGTCACTCATCTGCTGAAACCTCGCCTTGCCCGacgaaaaagaagaagaaaccaggTGCTCTTGGCAGCAGCAAAGACCAG TCAGAACTAAGACATGGTCCCTTTTACTATGTGAAGCAGCCAGCACTCACCACAGACCCTGTTGATGTTGTACCGCAGGACGGCAGGAATGATTTCTACTGCTGGCTGTGCCACCGCGAGGGTCAGGTGCTCTGCTGTGAGCTCTGCCCCAGGGTGTACCACGCCAAGTGCCTCAAACTACCAGCCGAGCCCGAGGGCGACTGGTTCTGTCCGGAGTGTGAG AAAATAACAGTTGCTGAGTGTATAGAGACTCAGAGCAAAGCCATGATGATGCTAACATTAGACCAGCTGTCTTACCTACTAAAGTTTGCCCTTCAGAAGATGAAACAGCCAGGT GATCATCCCCGCTTGTCATCTCGCTCCCCCCATGCAGCTTCCACGCAGAGAAAGACTTTTAATTGGGTAATCAATTACACCACTAACAAGACCCCGTCATGA